The Syngnathus typhle isolate RoL2023-S1 ecotype Sweden linkage group LG11, RoL_Styp_1.0, whole genome shotgun sequence genome contains a region encoding:
- the LOC133162626 gene encoding inhibin beta B chain encodes MAQVSSLRAFLFFTPLLWEGLWVGGSPSGCASCGPRPLQGRDAEERLMVEMAKQQLLDKLHLKERPRISQTVPRAALLTALRKLHSGRVKQDGTLELDNNAQFKDHGYEIVSFADRIESGDGDESNVSLTFQFMQEHGHSVQVLQASLWIYVRSSKSPFQVPAQVFLTPDGGESNRTLVIEKMLEVQESNWHTFPISRTLQAFLDGGQKRLHLQVSCDENGRNLCSLENSSNTSYQPFLVAQVRHRDDAARHLRRKRSLRCGNDITVCCKKELYIKFKDIQWHDWIIAPEGYHMNYCVGQCPQHLAGSPGIASSFHATVLSQLKVNGINTAASSCCVPTERQPLSMVYFNSQHSIIKTDVPDMIVESCGCT; translated from the exons ATGGCTCAGGTCTCCTCATTGCGCGCGTTTCTCTTTTTCACCCCGTTGCTCTGGGAGGGTCTCTGGGTAGGCGGTAGCCCCTCGGGTTGCGCGTCCTGCGGGCCCCGGCCCCTGCAGGGGAGGGACgcggaggagaggctgatggTGGAGATGGCAAAGCAGCAACTTTTGGACAAGCTGCACCTGAAAGAGAGACCGAGGATCTCTCAGACTGTACCCCGAGCGGCGCTGCTCACTGCGCTTCGCAAATTGCACTCGGGGCGCGTCAAGCAGGACGGCACCCTCGAACTAGACAACAATGCGCAATTCAAAGACCATGGCTATGAAATAGTCAGCTTTGCCGATAGAA TTGAAAGTGGAGATGGAGACGAGTCAAATGTCAGCCTTACCTTCCAGTTCATGCAAGAACATGGCCACAGCGTCCAGGTGCTGCAGGCCTCCCTTTGGATCTATGTCCGTTCCTCCAAGTCGCCCTTCCAAGTGCCAGCTCAAGTCTTCCTCACCCCAGATGGTGGCGAGTCAAATAGGACCTTAGTGATCGAAAAGATGCTGGAGGTCCAGGAGAGTAACTGGCACACCTTCCCCATAAGCCGCACCCTGCAGGCCTTCCTTGACGGCGGCCAGAAGCGACTCCATCTGCAGGTGAGCTGTGATGAAAATGGGAGAAATCTTTGCTCCCTGGAAAACTCTTCCAACACCTCGTATCAGCCCTTCCTGGTAGCCCAGGTGCGTCACCGTGATGATGCCGCCAGACACTTGCGCAGAAAGCGTTCACTGCGGTGCGGCAATGACATCACCGTTTGCTGCAAAAAAGAATTGTACATCAAGTTTAAGGACATCCAGTGGCACGACTGGATCATCGCGCCAGAAGGCTACCACATGAACTACTGCGTGGGGCAGTGCCCCCAGCATCTAGCCGGATCCCCCGGCATCGCCTCGTCCTTCCACGCCACCGTCTTGAGCCAGCTAAAGGTTAACGGCATCAACACGGCTGCGTCTTCGTGTTGCGTCCCCACCGAGCGGCAGCCTCTGTCCATGGTGTACTTCAACTCTCAGCACAGTATCATCAAAACCGACGTGCCTGACATGATCGTGGAGTCCTGTGGATGCACATAA